AAGCTGCCCCGGCGCCCCGGCGCGGGACCCGTGCGCCGCGCGACACCCTCCACCTGGCGGTGGACCCCACGCCCCGTCCGCCGCTTCCGCTTCCCGTGCCCCGCGACACGCCCGCGGCGGAGGCCGACGGCCCCCGGGACACGCTGCACCTCCCCCGGCCCGCGCGGCCGGTCCGCGACACGATCCTCGTCCCCGGCCCGGCCGCCGACCCCACGCCTGCCGGAACGCCGTATCCCGCGTGAGGGCCAGGGGTTGACGGGTGGGCTCCCCGTCGGATAGCTTCCCCATAGAAGGCGCCATCCACCGAGACGGCGCGTCCGCCCTCCTTTCTGCGGCCCTCGTCGGCGGCCGCGCCCCCCGGCCGGTACCCACGATGCCACTGCTTCCCACCCGCTGGATCTGGTTCAACGGCGAGATGGTGCCCTGGGAGAAGGCCACCATCCACGTGATGACCTACGCCCTGCACATGGGCGCCTCGATCTTCGAGGGGATCCGCTGCTATCCCACGCCGCGCGGACCGGCGGTGTTCCGCCTGCGCGAGCACATCCGCCGCCTGTCCGACTCCGCCCGCATCTACCGCATGGACCTCCCGTTCGAGGTCCCGGAGGTGATGGAGGCCTGCCGCGAGACCATCCGCGTCAACGGCCTGGAGGGGGCGTACCTGCGCCCGCTGGCCTGGCTCGGCCTGGGGGAGCTGGGCACCAACCCCATGGGCCACCCGGTGGAGATGATGGTGGGCGCCTTCGAGTGGGGCGCGTACCTGGGCGAGGAGGGGCTAGAGCGGGGGGTGGACGTGTGCGTCTCGTCGTGGCGCCGCGTGGCGCCGGGCACCCTCCCCAGCATGGCCAAGGCCGGGGGGACCTACCTCTCCTCCCAGCTCATCAGCAGGGAGGCGAAGACCAACGGGTACGCCGAAGGGATCGGGCTGGACGTCAGCGGCCACCTGGGCGAGGGCTCCGCCGAGAACCTGTTCGTGGTCCGCGACGGCGTCATCTACACCCCCCCCGTGGCCTCGGCGATCCTCCCGGGCATCACCCGCGACGCGGTCATCACCATCGCCCGCGACCGGGGCTACGAGGTGCGCGAGCAGACGCTCCCCCGCGAGATCCTCTACGTCGCCGACGAGCTGTTCTTCACCGGGACCGCGGCGGAGGTCACCCCCATCCGCTCCGTGGACCGGCTCCAGGTGGGCGCCGGGAAGCGCGGCCCCGTGACCGCCGA
This genomic stretch from Longimicrobiaceae bacterium harbors:
- a CDS encoding branched-chain amino acid transaminase, whose protein sequence is MPLLPTRWIWFNGEMVPWEKATIHVMTYALHMGASIFEGIRCYPTPRGPAVFRLREHIRRLSDSARIYRMDLPFEVPEVMEACRETIRVNGLEGAYLRPLAWLGLGELGTNPMGHPVEMMVGAFEWGAYLGEEGLERGVDVCVSSWRRVAPGTLPSMAKAGGTYLSSQLISREAKTNGYAEGIGLDVSGHLGEGSAENLFVVRDGVIYTPPVASAILPGITRDAVITIARDRGYEVREQTLPREILYVADELFFTGTAAEVTPIRSVDRLQVGAGKRGPVTADIQETFFAIARGQAEDRWGWLDPVYPQEEARSAAPALALTEPI